The genomic segment aataaacacatttaTGAAACTCTCATGAACAATGAAGTAGTTTATGCAAGTTTTTACAGAACAGTGCAAAATATTgatgtaaattgtaataaattgtACCCACATGTTGACTCATCTGACAAGCCAAATATTTACATTATGACATTTCTAGAACGTGTTCCATATTCCTGCACGGCCATGGTAATTTGAAAACAGAGACCAACTCAAGGGGCCCAGAATTGATGACTtgcacattttacaaaaaagggATATTTTAGCCGTGTAAAATGGAAATAGCAACACAACAAAATGCTAGCAGACCAGTTTCAAATATTAGCTATGATTAACTTTGTATAACTTCATCTGGCAAGATTTCAAGTGATTCAATTTCGGCTATGGAATAAACACAAGTACAAGCTACGTACTTTACAGACAAGAAGGACTGTGACCATATTgacatattgttcaaatttcaaccGGCAACGGGCACTTATTATTCATAATTCAATTCCATATTTAGTGAAGTCTGTTCAATCCAGTGCAATTATGCCTGTCAGTGTACATGTGTAGAGATGTTCCACGCAAGTGTCTCGGGTTGATGTTAAAAATATTGCTGCTACCAATATCCCATAATCAGTCAtagcaaaatgtatttttatcagATTATAATTCTGATAAGCTCTTCAGAGCTTGCTGTTGGTTTCTGCAGGATTCCATTTACCTGAGTTCACGCTGTGCTATATTTGCATATCCATGTTACCTAGGTGAAGGTAAATTGCCAAATCAATATGCATTTATCCATGTGTAAAATATTAAGCATCTATTCTGATCTTTGTCTGAACATGTTAAATCATCTTGATTTGCTCACGTTGATAAGCAAACTTTTAATATCTTTGAAGTTTTGTTGgaaatgaataaatttgctgACAACGGCCAGAAAAAGATGCAGATACCTGTTCCCTGCAATATGGAACTTTTGTACAATAGATGGTAACACATCCAGAAGAAGACCCAAATATGGCCATGTGGTTCCAGAACACAAAAGACAGAACTTCAGTGTTATAATTTCACAGTTGACATAGAATATATTATTGATAATCTGTAACCTAATCACTTTACACACACTTTGCACAGACTGGGAAGCATACATTTTGATGCAAAACCTGataaggggtgttccttggtattcaaaatgcccatgtgggggcgctgttttaTAAacgcggccacccgcttaaaatctgtgattggttagattttctctttccattgtaactgtggcaaatctggaataggtgacagtatacctttaatccaCCTACTAGACCCTCTGCTTTCTCTAGGGGCTGTAGTTCGACACACACTGAGCATGGCatacttatgaatattcatgtcaaTTGAGATTATGCAGATAGGTTTGGAATGACCTCATTTGACCCTTATGCCAGTGTTTGGCTGTAACATTACCGTCACAAGGTACAACAACTTCAATAGAGTCCAAGTactatattgaatatatgaataAACTGGTACAGTGCTGTTCTCTTGTAAGCCAACAGTCCAAATTTCTTAGTTCTCAATGGAATGGCACCTAGTCCTGAGATCATGTTTGACAGTTGTTTGATAGCTTCTGTGAAAGATATGTGTCTGAGCACTCTAAAAGAATGATGTGCGTTTGAACTAATAAAACACTGGTCCAAATTGGAACTGGCATTTAAAAGTACAAATTCATATTTACATTAATACATCCAAACTGGGATGCATATTACATGTGCTTTAGTTGAAATTCTGAGTCAAAAATATTAGCATGTAATGTATATAAATCAGCAAGCCACTGGCCTTACTGTAGCAATGTTGCTGTATGCATATGGTTGTAAACATGCATAAAACGTAGTTTGTGCTTGGCATGGTCATTTCGATATATGTGTTTTATTTGGGAACTGGTCAATTGGACCCCACGCCAATTGGACCAAGTCAATGGGACCCAAGTCAATTGGACCCAATGATAGAGATAGAGATTATATAAAGtaatcatttcacattttgtttgtcaGCTAACGTCCAGTATCACTGACCAGCATTACTAGTAAAAACACTGTGACTAAGACTTGTAGTGCAGAGTTGTTATTCCAGTGTCTGGTCTTTATATAATTGTGCAACGAAATTCACTTCGACAGCGCTTGTACTCAGAGACGGCAACCCAGGCCCGCAGCGCTAAACAGTGAAGTACAGTGCTTCTGTACAGTACATTTATTTGCATACCTAAACCAGACCACATGTACCACAAGGCTGTGCAAGCactgttgtgtttgtttattgcaAGCACAACCTTTAACACAGGGTCTTGATGCCCAACCTACCTTTCTCCTTTGCTGATTTTCAAATGGGTGGCAAATGGTTGCAAATTTATCCATGTGCCAAGAAGAGGGAGGAATTCACAAAAGGTGTAGCTCCCCTTCATGAAAGAACTTTTTCTAGGGGAGGGGCAAAAAGGTTTTGTGACTTTTTTTCTCTCTTCTCACAAACCAGAATTAAAGTGTTGTACAACTGTGTATCTTCCTCATCCAAATTCCTTTACCTACAGCAAAACACATGTACCACAGGCTTTTGTCAGCACTGGTTTCAGATCTGTAGTTGAAATTACATTCTTTTAGTTGTATACATTACCAAGATTGGGACCAAGCAAGTTGTCAGCATGTATGCAACCAAAAATGGTCATGGTCTTCACCATAAACTGTTATGCTATGTTACTTCAGTGAATTTCACAACaaatagaccttttcccggttgtcccacaatgcattgctgtggcTGTGTGAAACACAGCATATGCactcaaaacaatgaaaacatacagatTTGTGTTGTACAATGCATTTttatacaataatgacacatttgcaatgccaaataatgcccCGAGTATATTCAATCAATCAGCGACGAAAATAAaggtcagggtgtaatctgccatagaCTTCTATAAGTAACATACTCTACGTGTACCCcacggctaaaaagttctattCGTATCATATGCTTTGGTATACCCTGTGCGCACTGCATCATAGAACTGGTAAAACTTGCATAGAACTCTGTAATGTCTTGTAGTTGTTGAGATTATGAGTAAATGTATCATGAACTTTTTCAAACTCTGTGAACTTCAGAAGATGGAGGATATTTTTGTCAGCCACACAATGATAATTGGATATTCATCCTCTTTTCAAGTATTATTCAATGTAAAGTAAATACCAGGACATAAGTGCAGCACCTTAAATAGTTTTTGTCTTGTGGTACAGGACAAACTGCATGATTGAAATGTGTTGTGGACAAAAAGTCAACTTCTCAAGACAATAAGAGTTTGAGATAGTGATCTAATACTGGAACATGTAAATACTTTTAACACAAATGTAATCCCTCTCATGgcaaaaaaatatctgtttgtTTATTGAACTAGCAAAACTCCGGCCTccatcttttcatcttttttagGCATTTCTGTGTGACCAAACACTATACTTTTGCTTCTGTGTTTTTTAGCTGTAAAAATCAGCCATATTATATCATAGACCGCCTGAGACTCATGACTCACTTATGTTGCAAAATCATATGTTGGGTACCGAGAATTTATCATATACTAGTATACAGTATGACaagtttttgtttgttatttttcattgtttttgtttgctttcatGCTTAAAGGATACCTTCAAAGGGCAGGGCACTGAACTCATTCCAAGTGAACCGACCAAAAAGGCCCTGGTTCTACAAAGAACAATGGAAAGTAACAATTTGGCAGAGAAAACGGGAAAACTCTTGTATTATTTCTTCAGAAATAAGGACAACATCGATGAGGTGAGTAACCTCAAGTGAATCTTTGAAAATGATTACTGGTAGGTTTGCTGAAAGCAATAAGGACAGTAAccttttaattttgtcaaatactGTATCGTAGAATTACATGGCTGAGTGAGACCTGATTTCTAGTGAGGTGTCTTGTTTCATTAGTTACATTCCGTGtcgataacaacaacaacagaaaaacTGTACACATCCATATGTTGTGCTCAAAAATGAGAGGCTAGAATGGTTTTGGTACATGGGTTCAAGTCTGTAATATCTGTCACAGTTTGTCAACAGAATAATTACCCAGACAGTTAAATCCAGAAAATGTTGAGGCTTTCATGCTGTCGCCGatcatttttacaaactttgagactctttccaaatttaaaaaaatgcaaGTTTTGGTAGCAATTTTCTTATTCTTTTGGATCATGTGACAATTAagtgtgcatattgttcaacaATTGTTGATAAAACAtccaaaataaaatgtttaccTGTGGCAATATTTACTTTATCACTCCAGTTGGCGTTTTGCCAAGTCTGGCGATGATCTATGGCGCTATTCATGGTTTcaagtttgttactaaatatagctgtacacACGTGACATCGGACGACGCTGCTTGAAAtgtagacaaattttatcaatgttgcatgcatggctgttttGGCAGCTTGTACCAGCACTCTGAGTTGTGAAATGTCTTTTAGTATTCAtcgttacactagcagtcgcctactaagatgtgtttttgtcattcttgcatgcgtaattttcaaaagcataaTCTAgaaatgtggacaaatatttatttttgcatatcaatgagaGAACGATGACTTAAACTGTGAACAGCCTGGTTTGGGATTGTGAAGCATAACGAAGGATGTTCATTTGGTTTCAAGATTGTGCAATGTCAagcaaacattttaaaactaCAATATTGCTATTTGACAGGCGGTGGTGAGTCCGTTGAAAGCTGATCTCAAAGATGAGGTTCTCATTTGGGAAGGATACCTGAAAGAGGTAAGAGCCAGACTAAATACAATATAGTCTCACATGAGGATCACCGCTGCTAGATTTTTAGCGATCTATGCTGGAAGTAAAAAGAATAAGATCACAAATCCatatatttcatgaaatgtaTTTCTGAGGGGTGAGACAGTTGGTATGAGAATTCAGACCCTAATCGAATCAAGGTGTTAATAGGAGTGAAATGCTGGCATCATAGTATTAACAAATCTTAAACCACAGAAACTTTCACTACAATGATTTGTAGTACTGTACATTGTACATCATATCAGcattatttgtcattttcataatcCCAGCTCGGAGGTGACTCTTTCATCGCTGGCAAAGACTTCACTCTTGCCGACTGCTGCCTCTTTCCGGCTGTGGCTATGCTCGTCCGCCAAGGAGTGGACCTGGATAAGAGTGCACCAAACCTCGGCAAGTATTACAAGACCGTCAAGGACAGACCATCTGCCCAGGCGTCATGGCCTCCACATTTCAAAGAAAGTCCAAACCAAGATAGGTTTAAAGATGTAATGTAGTTGTCACCTACTGCAGTATGTGCTACGTGGCGTTTTCTCGTAATGAGTAAGATTTCCTGTGCATTATTGTTTTTTCAAACTGCTgtagaaaaaatattgtcattaaGCTTTGTGATTATTTCACACATTATCATCCATTTAGAAGAAGTGGGGAGTCATCCTCAGTCTGCGGTTGTGCGACGTTCTTGTTGATACACATTGCCCAATCTTTAcgtggtattctcttgctgtcatCTCTggtgacagcaagagaataaCGCGCTAGTAAAGACGTCGccatactctacatctgattttaatcagattggacaTTGCCTGACCACTTTCCGGAATTCtgctattaaggtagaatgtatCCTGTCCATGCTGTCCAAGGAGCCCTTTTTGACGTACATGACCTGTACAGCAAAATGCACAAACATATATCACAGTGAATTGGGAACTCTTGGGGCTGCATTTGCATTaacaatttaatttaatttcaaaggTTCAAGAGCACAGCAAATGACATAAAGGCTTTTAGCAACAGGTTCAATATTGGACATTCCATGAATGTAAAAatggaaaatgacaaacactttaaaacagattttcatgtaaaagttaaacagttatttgaaaaatgtgcatttgaattAATAAatgatgataccagacaagggcaccataaaaataaactctgcacatacagagagttgaaaaagGATTTCTCTCTCGAAAGTTATCTTCATGTCATTAAAAAACTGATGTCACATATCAACCCTG from the Ptychodera flava strain L36383 chromosome 2, AS_Pfla_20210202, whole genome shotgun sequence genome contains:
- the LOC139114812 gene encoding glutathione S-transferase A-like encodes the protein MASEIFLYWGSGSGPCWRVMLALEEKGLSGYGNKLISFDKTEHKSEEILKLNPRGQVPTFKHGNIVINESMAAIVYLEDTFKGQGTELIPSEPTKKALVLQRTMESNNLAEKTGKLLYYFFRNKDNIDEAVVSPLKADLKDEVLIWEGYLKELGGDSFIAGKDFTLADCCLFPAVAMLVRQGVDLDKSAPNLGKYYKTVKDRPSAQASWPPHFKESPNQDRFKDVM